The DNA sequence TTGGTGAGCTGCGCCGCCCCAGAGAGCGCCGCTATGGCTCGAGGTGAGTCCAGACGACGCATAGCCAGAAggcgagaagatggacaCGGGCTCTTCGCTGAGAACACCGGTGTCGACAGCATCATGGTCGGGAAAGGTTGCGGTAATGGGTGTCTCAATCATCTTGGGGTTGTGCAGCTCGGGGGGGCACAATGAAGCCTCCGGTTGATTCCGACCTGCAGCAGTACCCCCTCCAGAGCCCGGCCTGGCCCGGCAGATCCCGCGCTTGGTCCTCAATCATGTGCGCCTCAAGGGGGTCTTCGGGCTCGAGCGTGGTGAACTTGGGAGAGGGGCATCGTCGAAAGACGAGGTCCTTGCCGAGCATGGGAGGGGAGGGGCCCTGGCGCAACTTAAGGAGCTTCGGGTCATGATCGGGCGGAAGTCGGAAAGCGCCAAACGGCCTGCCGAAGGGACTGGCACTGGGTTCCTGGCGGCCGGCGACCTGCTGAGACACGGGCGGGTGGGGCTCGCCCGGCGCGCCTTGGCCATGGGCTGGAGGAACCGCCTGCGCGGACGAGGTTTgcgcttgggcttgggctgcATGGCGATTGGCCTCTGCCAGCGCCATGTGCATCTCAGCCGCCGAGTCTCGCCGGTCGTCGGTAGGCGAGAGTGGCTTGGTGGTTGTCCACATGAGATCGGGAGGGGACGGCAgctccatcttgtccagATCAGAGTCAGACCGGATGATGGGGCTGTctgcagcagtggcagcctCAGGAGCAGCctcaggagcagcagcagcagcatccttgTCCTTatccttctcctcgtcctccatAACCACAGCCTCTTCATTGTCCACATCCATCCGATCTCCGCCTCTCTCCTGCTCCAGGCGCAGCGCATGCTCCTGCATATGCTTGTGCCACCAGTTCAGCCCCAGGTTCGACGATTTACGCCTAAGCCTGTACTGGCCGGCCTCTTCATCCGGAGGAGAGGCTTCGGGAGACGTCTCGCTGTCAGATGAGCCCTCCCGAAAGTAGAAATGGGCCACGCCACCCTCGCGGGGGCGGCTGTTGGGGAAAGCTGCCAGGGCAACCTCTTCGATCTGCCGCGCGACTTCTTTTGCTGCCAGCTCCAAGAGATATTCCTGgactccctcctcctcagtcTCCCGCCGAGTGGGCGGCGATGGGCGCTTTTGGACATGGCGGggggcttcttcctcgccaccGGCGTGCCCATGTTGTCTTCGATTTGACTTTGCTTTCGCAGAGTAAATGTGGTTTGTGTAGGGTGTAATGTCTGTCTTGTCCGCCGGCTTGGTGGCGGGCCCCTGCTCGCCAACTCTTCTTGAGCGCCTGGAGGTCTCAATGAGCTGAGGAGCAAAGCGTCGCCTCTCATGCGACTCGTCATTGTCCTGCGCCGCCCCGAGAGAGAATTGCGCCTCGGGAGATCGCGGCGATGGTTCCGGGGTCAGCTCTGGATTGGGACCTATCCTGTGCTGCGACGTGTAGTCGTAGACGTTCTTACGATACGACTGGAACGACGTCTCGATCGGAACAGGGACAAAGCGCCGCCGCGGCGGATCCGGGTTGGACATGTTGACgtccatggctgctgcaggtggGCGGGCGATCTGCGCTGGCGGGGGAGGATTTGAGTGAATAACCGGTTGACAGATGACCGGCTATGAAGGGTATAAGGCCGCGTTGGGATGGGTGGGATCGGATTTCAGGAGCCTTGCTGGAAAGGtccaagagaagagaagagcgacgTTAGCAGGAGGACATGCCCTCGGGGTCGCTTTTGTCGGTCGAGGCGGTATAGAACGTGGTCGCACAGGTCGCCGCCGTGGCTTCGTGGCTTCGTATGCGGGATGCGGTATCGTACAAGTGCGTACCAGGTATAAGCAGCACGAGCAAGCATGCACAAGGTTGGTATGGTGCAGTATGTGTATGTATGCTCTGTTGGCGGGGCAGAGAGCGGCTCTCTCGTGCTGGCGCTCTCTATATGGCTTCGTGTATGTAGGTTTTGGTTGTAGGTACTCGTACCGTACGAAAGGAGTATGAGCACTCCGGTACTTGTATGTTCTTCGCGATTCTAGACGTTCCGCGCGAGCAgggatggcgatgcagatgcagatgctcGGCCCAgggccttttgctttcttgGGGACGTGTCCGGGACGAGTTCGTGCCTTGCTGAGCGGCAAGGACAGACGGCCGAATGGAGCGCTGTGTGCCTGTTCGCCGCCCTCTAACCTGTCGAACCCGAGCAAGTCAGAGGAGGCGATGCGGGGACGCTGCGGATAGCATGGAGTTGGTGGTGCGGCGCCGGCGCTCACGATTTGTGATTTGACGGCTGGagagttggagatggagatggtcgGGGCGGTGGACGGGCCAAGTGCCCGCACAGTGGGCTGTTAGGTAATGGGCGGGCAGCGCACGGTCTCAGGTGACAGGCGCCGTAGGGGAGAGGGCGTTGGGGGATGCGTTAGGGATGCGTTAGGGATGCGTTAGGGACCCGTCGGGGGGTTGGAGGCCGGTTAGGGGGGGCTAGCATCGGTAGTTTAGGCGCTGTGCTCCCCCCTGAGCCGGCGGGAACGTGGGCGGGCACCATTGGACAATGTGCGCCAACTTGACAGATTGATGCTGTGTTGCCATTGTTCAATCCTGGCCACCACAACAAGCGAGCAATCGGTGATATTGGACGTGTAATGAATGTAATGAATCAATTATAGAAACTCGCAAAGGCTAATTGGCAATTCCCACGTAAGAAAACTCTAAACCGTCCAGAATGTGCGCACGTGCAGCGAGCCACTCATCCGCCTTCCGCGTAAGATTCTACCATCTCAGTAAAGTCCCCCAGGGCCACAGTCTGTGCCCTATCATTCCGGCACGGTGCCTGTACCTGAACGGAGCATCGAGTCGAGGAAAATCTCCAATCCAATgcccctctttctctttgcgTGCTCGTGCCTCGTCCTCACCGGTTTTTACGCCCCTCGCATCCTTGCGCCATGGGTGATCATGAGGAGGCTAGTCCGTTGGAAAATCTCTTCCCCCGCATGGCTACAGACGGGCCACCACGttgtttgctgcagctgttAGGTAATGCCGGGCGTGAGCTGACAGCGACGGAGCATCGTGGTGTAAGCTTCAGTATAAGCCGAGGCTTTGGATGCATCATCACTTTGTGTATTGGCATTGTATTGCTAATAGCTCGTCGATGGTGGTATTGGATGTTGGATGTCGTGCTCGTACATTCAACCAAGACTACTAATGATACCGCAATCAGCCGCCAGTACCGCCTCCCTTGCCTCCGCAGACAGAACGCAGATACAGCAGATAAGAATGTCGTTATCAAAACCAACATGGCCTCCTCGCCGTTCGCGTTCTAGAAGGGCTCAAGCAACCCTCCCTCGCCAGGCCCCTTGTTTGCGCCGCTCAAAAAATTGCTGGGGCTCACGGACTCTATCCGGCCTTCACGCCCGCCCTTTTTTCACGATACTTCACCGAcactttgccttctttctttgtctttgcgaCAACACTCTTTCCTTTACTTGTGCTGTTCTCTCTTGTTTAACCCTTTTCGGCAATCTAATGCCGACGGGCATCGGGTAGAGGGAACGCAAGAAGCATAAAAGTGCGCATGTGTTCCCGTGCCTGCAGCTTGCATGTACCTACACAAACCATAAAACAGCAGACCACCACCTTGGCTTGATTTCGTGATAAGCGCGACATTAACTTGATGCATCGCGGGCACGTTATTGGAGCCAACGGCCAGTCATGCATCCGATGACGGAGTATCGGTTATCAAATAGCACAGCTGTCTGTGTGAATACCACGTAGATACTGTACAACTGGTAGATGCTTGATACCGGATAGACAACGTTAGCACAGCATCTAAAGATGGCCACGAGGTGTGCTAAAAGCTGCTAAATCCAGGGGGGAAAACGTTCAAGGGAGCTGCGCCACGAGGGGGGCTGGAGCCGGGTCCAAAATCGCCACAGTCAACCAGTCAACAAAGTGGCTTTTTTTGTACGAGAAATTTTGCAGATCCGAGATTTCGCCCTCCGTATATTGTGGAGTTGCAGAACTGGACTAGGTACTGTTTTCGTCTTGAACCGAGTCCACGATTTCGCTTCGACAGACCAATTTTGGCCTACCAAGTGCCGAGCGCGCTGTTTTGAGATACGGCATGTTGCTCCGTGTAGATTGAGACTTGGCTGTCAATGTTGCTCCATCAATGACATTCCAGGCTTGATAGTGGTATATTTCCGTACAGTTCCTGTTTCTTATTTTAACTCGTGCTACTTACTACCTCTTGATTATATCCGATATTTCGTGGACAACGTTTCTATTTTCTGCTTCATCctattttaattaaattgTATCCCGCCGTCAGACAGCTTGTTTAATTTCTGCCCTGAGGcgcttttctctctttagTACCGAGCCGGATCCGGCTCGCGTAGCTGTCTGGGTCCCAAGGGAGAAAAGACCTGACATGTGCAAGCACAGAGTGCCGGGCTCAATCAGCGTTGTTGGGGGCATTCCATAGACaagcctgcagctgctgggcaATGGAAATTCCACGTGCTGC is a window from the Trichoderma atroviride chromosome 5, complete sequence genome containing:
- a CDS encoding uncharacterized protein (EggNog:ENOG41) — translated: MDVNMSNPDPPRRRFVPVPIETSFQSYRKNVYDYTSQHRIGPNPELTPEPSPRSPEAQFSLGAAQDNDESHERRRFAPQLIETSRRSRRVGEQGPATKPADKTDITPYTNHIYSAKAKSNRRQHGHAGGEEEAPRHVQKRPSPPTRRETEEEGVQEYLLELAAKEVARQIEEVALAAFPNSRPREGGVAHFYFREGSSDSETSPEASPPDEEAGQYRLRRKSSNLGLNWWHKHMQEHALRLEQERGGDRMDVDNEEAVVMEDEEKDKDKDAAAAAPEAAPEAATAADSPIIRSDSDLDKMELPSPPDLMWTTTKPLSPTDDRRDSAAEMHMALAEANRHAAQAQAQTSSAQAVPPAHGQGAPGEPHPPVSQQVAGRQEPSASPFGRPFGAFRLPPDHDPKLLKLRQGPSPPMLGKDLVFRRCPSPKFTTLEPEDPLEAHMIEDQARDLPGQAGLWRGYCCRSESTGGFIVPPRAAQPQDD
- a CDS encoding uncharacterized protein (TransMembrane:1 (o49-68i)) is translated as MGDHEEASPLENLFPRMATDGPPRCLLQLLGNAGRELTATEHRGVSFSISRGFGCIITLCIGIVLLIARRWWYWMLDVVLVHSTKTTNDTAISRQYRLPCLRRQNADTADKNVVIKTNMASSPFAF